The sequence AAAGATTAAAGCTGATGCAATTGAGCATGTGATCAAAAAAATAATACCCGAACATCTTTTGGATAAAAAAACAAAATATCACGTCAATCCAACTGGACGCTTCGAAATTGGCGGACCACATGGTGATAGCGGATTAACAGGCAGGAAAATAATTGTCGATACCTACGGCGGTTATGCACCACATGGAGGAGGCGCATTCAGCGGAAAAGATCCTTCAAAAGTTGATCGCAGTGCAACCTATGCGATGAGACATCTTGCAAAAAATATTGTTGCCGCGAAACTGGCAAGCGAATGTTTGGTTCAAGTTGCATATGCCATTGGAGTAGTTCAACCTGTTTCGATTTATGTTAATACTTTTGGAACTGGAATAATGCCAGACAAAGAATTAGCTGCTATAATAAAGAAAGAAGTTGATCTCTCACCAAGAGGAATAATTAAAAGATTAGATCTTCTTAAACCAATTTACAAAAAGACTGCTTCTTACGGTCATTTCGGTCGGAATGAAAAGGAGTTCACTTGGGAAAAATTGGATCTAGTTCCTCTGTTTAAGAAGTACGCATAATTTGCTGCTTTTTGAAAACAACTTATATAATTTTCAGAGAATCGTTTAACAGAATTCTAAATGAACAGTAATATATTTTTTAATGAATAAAACGTGGAGTTAATTAATGAATTATAAAAAAGGTAAGTATAAAGTTCGAAATATAAAATTAGCCGATGAAGGAAGAATGAAGATTGAATGGGCAGAATCAAGAATGCCGGTTATGATGGAACTTCGAAAGAAGTTCAGCAAAACTAAACCATTAAAAGGATATCGGATCGCAGGATGTTTGCATGTAACTAAAGAAACTGCAGTGCTTGTAGAAACTCTTGTCGCAGCGGGTGCAAACGTTAGCTGGAGCGGATGCAATCCGCTTTCAACTCAGGATGATGTTGCTGCTGCTCTTGCGAAAAATGGAATTTCAATCTATGCATGGCATGGAATGAATGTAAAGGAATTTTACTGGTGCATCGAACGAACAATGGATTTTAAACCAAATCTCACACTTGATGATGGTGCTGATTTAATATTCACGATTCACAATAAATTCCCAAAGATGGCTGAAACAACTGTTATCGGCGGGACTGAGGAAACAACTACCGGAGTTCATCGATTGAGAGCAATGGCTGCAGACGGTGCACTAAGATATCCAGTGGTTGCAGTGAATGATGCTGAAACAAAATGGGATTTTGACAATGTCTATGGCACAGGTCAATCATCCATCGATGGAATTCTAAGAGCAACAAGTGTTCTTCTTGCTGGAAAAAATTTCGTTGTAGCGGGTTTTGGACATTGCGGAACAGGTGTTGCAAAACGTGCAGCTGGAATGGGTGCAAATGTAATTATAACTGAGGTCAAGCCAACCGCAGCACTAAAAGCAGCTCTCGAAGGTTATCAAGTTTTGCCAATGGATCAAGCAGCAAAAATTGGAGATATTTTCATCACTGCAACTGGCGTTAAAGATGTAATTGTTAAAAAACATTTCGAAAAAATGAGAGAAGGAGCTATCGTCTGTAACACAGGACATTATGATTGCGAAATCAATCTTACTGAGCTTGCTAAAATCTCCAAGTCAAAAAGATTGGTGAGAGAAAACAACGAAGAATACACACTCAAAAATGGTAAAAAAATCTTCGTTCTTGCTCAAGGCCGTTTAGTTAATCTCGCCGCTGCCGAAGGTCATCCTTCTGAAGTGATGGATATGTCCTTTGCTAACCAGTTTATGTCACAAATTCGTTTAGCCGAATTGGATAAAAACGGCGTTCGCTTAGATAATTCCGTTCATGATATTCCAGTTGAGCAGGACCAATACATTGCTGGAATCAAGCTCACAACTTTGGGATATAAAATTGATAAACTTACGAAAGAGCAAATCGTTTATATGTCAGATTATTCCGAAGGTACCTGATAGTATTTCAAGAAATAACAAACTAATATTCGCATAATTTATAAACCCGATTGAACAAATCGGGTTTTTGTTTTTAAATCCTCTTTGAAATGCTTATAAATCTTTTTATTTTTTTCCATGAAAGTAAATGATTGGGCAACAAACCTTTTCAAAATTATTGGCGCAGCATTAATACTTTCAATTGCATTCAATTACTTTTCTCCAAATGGGATTCCCCTCTTTGGATTCAAATCTGAACTAGAGGTCATTTCTGATAGTGTTTTATTTTCACAGAGCACGAGCGATAGTTTTATTACAGATATTACTATTCAACAAGCTGTTAAATTAATCGAGACCAGAAACATTGTTTTAATAGATGCACGCTCGGAAACAGAATATTCCAACTTTCATCTGTTGGGAGCGATAAATATCCCATCAAAAACATTCGATCAGCATTCCGAAAAAATTCTTAATCACAAGCTTGATACAACTTTAATAATTTACTGCGAAAGCATTCACTGCAACCAAAGTTACGAATTAGCAAAACTTTTAGCACAATTTGGATTCAATAAAATTTTTGTGATGAAAGAAGGGATTCAAGAATGGATAGAAAGAGATTTACCTTTCACTAAATGACATGATTCAGAAGATATTAAACATAAAGACTCTTCAACTTGTAATAAGATTTTTTTTAGGATTCGTCTTCATATATGCATCAATGAATAAAATTTCATCTCCCGGGGAATTTGCTTTGTCCATTTCCAATTATCAGTTGTTCCCTAATTTCTTAATTAATTTCACTGCCGTTTTTATTCCTTGGTTGGAATTGGTTTGCGGTTTTGGATTGATATTCGGATTCCACCTAAGAGAAAATGCCTTCGTTTATTTGTCTCTTCTAATTACTTTTACACTTTTAATTGCTTTGAGTATGATTAGAGGTTTAGACATTGAATGCGGATGTTTTGGCTCTGAAGATTCCTCAAAAGTAGGATTTCTTAAAATCTTAGAAAATCTTGCGCTGATTTTATTGTCTGCTTATCTATTTCACACTTCTATAAAAGAAAAATCACCTGTCATTACTTTAAATAAATAAGTTTCTTGACTTTTTCTACATTTCCGACTTTTAATTTATAGAAATAAATTCCAGATGAAATTTTATAATCTTGACTTGAAAAAATGGAGTAATGAATTCCAGCATCTTTAACTTCATTAACCAGATCGGCGACTTCTCGTCCAAGACCATCGTAAATTTTCAGCGAAACATGTTCCCTTTTAGCTAATGAGTAATTAATTTTTGTAATTGAGTTAAATGGATTCGGATAATTTTGATAAGTGGTAAAATCAACTGGAAGAAGTCTCGATTTGTCATTTACATCGCTGAGTGTTGAAGTAAGATCGAATTCAAACATCGAGCGTCCATGTGTTGCAGCGATCAACTTTTTTGTCGGCTGATGATAACTTAAATCGAACACAGGAGAATTTGGTAGTTCCTTGCCAAGTATATTCCAGCTTCCTCCTAAATTCGTTGAATAAAATACTCCTACATCGCAACCGGTATATAAAACTGAATCGTGATTGTAATCTATTACGATATCGTTTACTGGTACGTTCGGAAGATTCGAACTTATATTCACCCAAGAATTTCCATAATCACTAGTGCGAAAAATATGCGAACCTAATTCATCTAAATTATATCCGCTTAATGTGACGTATGCAGTGGACGGAAAATTTTTATCTGCTTCAATTCGTGTTACATATCGCATTGGAAGCGTCCCGGTTATATCAATCCAATTTAATCCTGTATTAGTGCTCACCCAAACTTTTGCATCGTCTGTTCCGACGTAAAGAACTCTCCTTCCATCCGTTAACGCAGCAGATGAAATAGAACTAATTGTACCAAGTCGGCCATTTCTGCCGCGTGTTAAATCACCGCTGATGGCAGTCCAGTTTTGAGCACCATCTGTTGTCTGATAAATTTTATTACTTCCATAAAACAATATGTTTGGATTTTTTTCGTCCATCACGTAGGGAGTAGACCAATTGAACCGATCTGACGTGCTGATTCCATTTACAGCCGGAAAAAAATTTATCCCACCGTCAGTCGATTTTCCCAATCCCCCAAATTGGTACTCTACGTAAATTATATTTGAGTTAGTATAATCAACTAGACAATGAAATCCGTCACCGCCATAAAATTCACTCCAATTATCAACTCCCCCAGATTGAGTTCCGAGTGTACCATTATCCTGAGTTCCGCCATATTTCCTGAATGGTAAGAGATGATCTATTGTTGATGCATAAAATTGAGTGATCGGAAGATTGAATTTTTTTATCCAAGAATTTCCTTGGTTCGTAGAGATAAAAAATCCTCCGTCATTTCCATTATAAATTAAATTCGGATTCGATGGATGGATCCAAAGGGTATGTTGATCTGGATGTTGAGCAAGAAAACTTCCAGAATATGAATTTGTAATATTTGTAAAAGAACTCCCGCCATTCGTTGTCTTGAAAATGTCTATATCACCTAAATATACTTTATTGTGATCTGTTGGATCGACTTCCATCATCCCAAAGTACCAGCCAAAACTTGCAAAACTAGAAAGATTGCTCGCAGTCATTTTTGTCCAAGTTTCACCTTTATCTGTTGATCTATAAAATCCTTCCAAAATATTATTGTCACCATTGGGTGAAGTCGATCTCCTATAAAGTGAGTAAATAAAGTTTGGGTTTGATTTTGCAACAGCTATTGTAATTCTTCCAATCGTATTCAATGGTGCAGGTAATCCGTTTGAAAGTCGATACCAAGTCTCTCCTTTGTTTGTAGATTTATAAATTCCACTCGAGACTCCGGCAGCTTTTCGAAAAGTTGGGCCTCTTAATCTTTCCCACATGGAGGCATAAACTATATTTGTATCGATCGGATCAATCGCAATATCGATTGCACTAGTCGAATCATTTAAGAATAGCTTTCTTTCCCAAGATGCGCCTCCATCCTGTGATCTATAGACTCCGCGGTGCTGTCCTTTTGAGTACAATCCACCAGATGCAGCAACAAATATGAGATTTGAATTAGCAAGGTGAATTTCCATTTTCGATATATGACGAACACTGTCAAGTCCCGACTGAAACCAGGTCTCTCCATTATCTGTTGACTTTAAAATTCCAAACCCTGGATATGAATCTGCACTGATATTTGCTTCACCGCTGCCAAAATATACTATATCAGAATTATTTGGATCAATTTTAAGAACTCCTGAGGAGAGACTCGGAAAATAATCTGTCTTTGCCTGCCATGTGTCGCCTCCATCGGTAGACTTGAAAACTCCTCCTGCCGCAGCGCCGATCAAAATAATATTCGGATTAGACTTAACAACATCGAGAGCAGTAATTCTTCCGCCAATATTTGAAGGACCAACTTGAATCCATTTCTGTTCTGATAGCCGATTGTTCCTTAGCTTCAACTTTTTTACATGTTCTACCGCTTCAAAGTATTTTTGATCCAGCAACTCAGTACCGGGAAATGCCCGTTGCAAATAAAACCAATCGCTTGGAAAATATTTAGTTGAAACAAAATTCGTTCTTGGATTTTGCTGAGTAATTAGGATGAGCATTCCACATAGAAAGGAGATTAAATATGTAATTGAAATTCTTTTCATAATAATAAATTCAATCTATAATATGAGGTTATTTGGTGAAATTTAATCAATCAATTCATAAACGGAAATTGAATTTTTTGCTATTCCAAACCAAAGTAGAAAATCATATCTTTCAACATTGAAATTCTTTTATAGTTGTTAGGTTTAATTGATTTCGGAGTTAACATGAAAACAGTTCCAACTTCTATTCTGATTATAATACTACTTGGCACTTGCACGCATGCTCAGGAGAAATCTGCGCCTCAATCATTCCAACTAACAGAAATCTCTGATTTTCATCACGACGTTAATTATTTGAAAATGATCTCAAAAAAATTGTTAATGAATGCTGCAGCCATCGATTCAAAAAAACTTTCGACAGGAGCAATCATGCAAATTACGGGAGGTGTATTAATAGCTGGCTTTGTACTTACAATTACTGTTTTCAAACAAGATATTTTTACGACTCTGCCTCTGGCATTATTAGGTTCGGGAATTGCATTAATATTTATGGGATCATCATTGGAATAAAAATTTGGAGACCGCGTTGGGGCATCATTATAAGGTGGGTTTAATTGTGAGGTGACCGGTTAGGGCTATTACTCCGCGATCTCCAAATAAATTTTTATATAGACTCAATTCATTTCAACAAAATGGTTTCAAAACCTGGTCAGTACATTGAGTCATCCAATATATAAAAGAACAACGTAATCACTTATCATTACGTTTTTTTATTCAATAAAGTTCCAGAGAGTTAATTTTTTCCCCTATGGGATTTTCTTCAGTTATAAAGATAATCCATTTTCAACCAAAATCAATCCAATTATTAAAAACTGACGATCATTCACAGAACAAATCTAAACTAACCACTCTTCACTTAGAGCTGGCGATGGGATTCGAACCCGCAACCTGCTGATTACAAATCAGCTGCTCTACCGTTGAGCTACGCCAGCAATCAACTAAAAGCTAGGCTAATTTCTACCGAGTCATCCGAGCAAAAACTGTAAATCATAATTTCAAACTAACCGTAAAAAATGCCTGCCCATTTTGCAATAGACAGGCTTTCACTAAAAATTGCGATGCAAAAATATAAAAAAATCTTTGCAAATCAAATTACACATCATAATACATGGCAAATTCATAAGGATGAGGACGGAGTGACATCTCAATAACTTCTTTTGATTCTTTGTATTTCAACCAAGCGTCAATTACATCTTCAGTAAATACATTCCCTCGCAAGAGAAATTCATAGTCGTCACGCAATGAATTTAATGCTTCATCCAGACTTGCAGGCGTATGCTTAACATTTTTCAATTCTTCAGGTGGAAGATCATAAATATCTTTATCAAGCGGTTCACCTGGATCAATCTTATTAATCACCCCATCAATACCAGCGAGTAGGAGTGCAGAAAAAGCAAGATAAGGATTACATGCTGGATCCGGACAGCGGTATTCAACCCGTTTTGATTTCGGAGTTATCGTGTACATCGGAATTCTGATTGCGGCACTTCGATTGCGCTGGGAATATGCTAAGTTTACTGGCGCTTCGAATCCAGGGACTAATCTTTTATAAGAATTTGTTGTCGGATTTGTAAATGCGCAGAGAGCTGGTGCGTGTTTCAATAATCCCCCTATGTAATACAGCGCAGTATCACTTAATCCTGCATAATTATTTCCCGAGAATAGTGGTTTACCCTTCTTCCACAAACTCTGATGCACATGCATACCACTGCCATTATCTCCATATAAAGGTTTCGGCATAAATGTTACAGTGAAATTATTTTTGCGAGCTGTGTTTTTTACAACATATTTGAACAGCATTAGTTGGTCAGCAGCTTGAAGCAATTGTGAAAATCGAAGATCAATTTCTGATTGCCCGCCTGTAGCGACTTCGTGATGTTGAGCTTCAACATGGATTCCACAGTTTATAAGATTCATCACCATTTCATTTCTTAAATCGTTCAAAGAGTCAGTCGGCGGAACCGGGAAATACCCTTCTTTCAATCTTGGCTTGTAAGCTAAGTTTGGATATTCCTCTCTCCCTCGATTCCAAACTCCCTCCTGCGAATCCAAAAAGTAATAGCTTGAATTGATAGTCGAATCAAATCTTACATCATTGAAAATAAAAAATTCCGCTTCAGGGCCGAAATAGACTGTATCTGCAATCCCAGTCGACTTCAAAAATAATTCTGCTTTTTGTGCAATACTGCGCGGACACCTCTCATACCTTTCTCTCGTAATTGGCTCAAATACATCGCATATCAAACTTAGCGTTGGAATTTCGATAAAAGGATCAACGATCGCGGTTGTCGGATCTGGTATTATAATCATATCGCTTTCGTTAATTGCTTTCCAACCTCGTATGCTTGATGCATCGAATCCGAATCCGTTTTCAAAAGAAGATTTATTAAATTCAGAAGCAGGTATTGAGAAGTGCTGCCATTGGACGGGAAAATCGATGAACTTGAAATCAATCATTTTAATTTGATTCTTTTTGATAAGTTCAAATACATTGTCAATGGGGGAGAGAGATTTGGGCATATTTTTCCTTTCTTAAATTAGTTCTGTCACCGAATGAAACGTGACAGCAATTTTTTAATTATACTAAGTTCAGGTAAGTAAGCTCATTTTAACAGTTTGAACTTCCTTAAGCGTTGTTAAGACAATATTTGTTTTTGTACCGGTGACTCCAGACCAGGCTTGTATCTTCGATAAAATTTTTTCAAGAGAAGAAGTATCTTTTGTTACGACTTTCAGTAGATGTGAGCCGTCTCCAGTAATCGAGTGGCATTCTAAAATTTCGTTTTCTGCATCAGCTTTCTTTGTAAATGAATCATAATATTTTGATGATTCCATAAAGACAAAAATAAATGCAGTTACATCATAACCTGCAGATTTGGAATCGACAATAGCTGCATATTGCTTTATCAATCCACGATCCTCAATTTTTTTTAGTCGCTCACTTACTGCCGGAATAGTGAGACCGACTTTCTCTGCGATTGCATTTCGTTTTATCCTCGCATTATCTTGAAGAAGGTTAATTATTTGAATATCAATTTCATCAATTGTGTGCATCAATACCTCATTGCAAAATCTTTATTATAGTTAAAGTTGTTTGTCGCTCGCATTTAATCTCAGAGATTTAATCAACTGCAGTTCGTGATCTTTTTAATAAATATCTACAAAAATTTTATGTAACTGAATGGTTTTGATGTTACAAGGATAAAAAACTTCCTAAATTACCTAATTTTATATCCAAACCTTATTTCTTTAGCTAAAAAGTA is a genomic window of Ignavibacteria bacterium containing:
- a CDS encoding adenosylhomocysteinase, which codes for MNYKKGKYKVRNIKLADEGRMKIEWAESRMPVMMELRKKFSKTKPLKGYRIAGCLHVTKETAVLVETLVAAGANVSWSGCNPLSTQDDVAAALAKNGISIYAWHGMNVKEFYWCIERTMDFKPNLTLDDGADLIFTIHNKFPKMAETTVIGGTEETTTGVHRLRAMAADGALRYPVVAVNDAETKWDFDNVYGTGQSSIDGILRATSVLLAGKNFVVAGFGHCGTGVAKRAAGMGANVIITEVKPTAALKAALEGYQVLPMDQAAKIGDIFITATGVKDVIVKKHFEKMREGAIVCNTGHYDCEINLTELAKISKSKRLVRENNEEYTLKNGKKIFVLAQGRLVNLAAAEGHPSEVMDMSFANQFMSQIRLAELDKNGVRLDNSVHDIPVEQDQYIAGIKLTTLGYKIDKLTKEQIVYMSDYSEGT
- a CDS encoding rhodanese-like domain-containing protein, with translation MKVNDWATNLFKIIGAALILSIAFNYFSPNGIPLFGFKSELEVISDSVLFSQSTSDSFITDITIQQAVKLIETRNIVLIDARSETEYSNFHLLGAINIPSKTFDQHSEKILNHKLDTTLIIYCESIHCNQSYELAKLLAQFGFNKIFVMKEGIQEWIERDLPFTK
- a CDS encoding DoxX family membrane protein, which gives rise to MIQKILNIKTLQLVIRFFLGFVFIYASMNKISSPGEFALSISNYQLFPNFLINFTAVFIPWLELVCGFGLIFGFHLRENAFVYLSLLITFTLLIALSMIRGLDIECGCFGSEDSSKVGFLKILENLALILLSAYLFHTSIKEKSPVITLNK
- a CDS encoding T9SS type A sorting domain-containing protein; translated protein: MKRISITYLISFLCGMLILITQQNPRTNFVSTKYFPSDWFYLQRAFPGTELLDQKYFEAVEHVKKLKLRNNRLSEQKWIQVGPSNIGGRITALDVVKSNPNIILIGAAAGGVFKSTDGGDTWQAKTDYFPSLSSGVLKIDPNNSDIVYFGSGEANISADSYPGFGILKSTDNGETWFQSGLDSVRHISKMEIHLANSNLIFVAASGGLYSKGQHRGVYRSQDGGASWERKLFLNDSTSAIDIAIDPIDTNIVYASMWERLRGPTFRKAAGVSSGIYKSTNKGETWYRLSNGLPAPLNTIGRITIAVAKSNPNFIYSLYRRSTSPNGDNNILEGFYRSTDKGETWTKMTASNLSSFASFGWYFGMMEVDPTDHNKVYLGDIDIFKTTNGGSSFTNITNSYSGSFLAQHPDQHTLWIHPSNPNLIYNGNDGGFFISTNQGNSWIKKFNLPITQFYASTIDHLLPFRKYGGTQDNGTLGTQSGGVDNWSEFYGGDGFHCLVDYTNSNIIYVEYQFGGLGKSTDGGINFFPAVNGISTSDRFNWSTPYVMDEKNPNILFYGSNKIYQTTDGAQNWTAISGDLTRGRNGRLGTISSISSAALTDGRRVLYVGTDDAKVWVSTNTGLNWIDITGTLPMRYVTRIEADKNFPSTAYVTLSGYNLDELGSHIFRTSDYGNSWVNISSNLPNVPVNDIVIDYNHDSVLYTGCDVGVFYSTNLGGSWNILGKELPNSPVFDLSYHQPTKKLIAATHGRSMFEFDLTSTLSDVNDKSRLLPVDFTTYQNYPNPFNSITKINYSLAKREHVSLKIYDGLGREVADLVNEVKDAGIHYSIFSSQDYKISSGIYFYKLKVGNVEKVKKLIYLK
- the glnA gene encoding type I glutamate--ammonia ligase, which codes for MPKSLSPIDNVFELIKKNQIKMIDFKFIDFPVQWQHFSIPASEFNKSSFENGFGFDASSIRGWKAINESDMIIIPDPTTAIVDPFIEIPTLSLICDVFEPITRERYERCPRSIAQKAELFLKSTGIADTVYFGPEAEFFIFNDVRFDSTINSSYYFLDSQEGVWNRGREEYPNLAYKPRLKEGYFPVPPTDSLNDLRNEMVMNLINCGIHVEAQHHEVATGGQSEIDLRFSQLLQAADQLMLFKYVVKNTARKNNFTVTFMPKPLYGDNGSGMHVHQSLWKKGKPLFSGNNYAGLSDTALYYIGGLLKHAPALCAFTNPTTNSYKRLVPGFEAPVNLAYSQRNRSAAIRIPMYTITPKSKRVEYRCPDPACNPYLAFSALLLAGIDGVINKIDPGEPLDKDIYDLPPEELKNVKHTPASLDEALNSLRDDYEFLLRGNVFTEDVIDAWLKYKESKEVIEMSLRPHPYEFAMYYDV
- a CDS encoding Lrp/AsnC family transcriptional regulator, which codes for MMHTIDEIDIQIINLLQDNARIKRNAIAEKVGLTIPAVSERLKKIEDRGLIKQYAAIVDSKSAGYDVTAFIFVFMESSKYYDSFTKKADAENEILECHSITGDGSHLLKVVTKDTSSLEKILSKIQAWSGVTGTKTNIVLTTLKEVQTVKMSLLT